In the Vibrio gigantis genome, one interval contains:
- the rplB gene encoding 50S ribosomal protein L2 has product MAIVKCKPTSPGRRHVVKVVNADLHKGKPYAPLLEKNSKNGGRNNNGRITVRHIGGGHKHHYRVIDFKRTKDGIPAKVERLEYDPNRSANIALVLYADGERRYIIAPKGINAGDQIQSGVDAAIKAGNTLPMRNIPVGSTVHCVELKPGKGAQLARSAGAYAQIIARDGAYVTIRLRSGEMRKVLSEGRATIGEVGNSEHMLRELGKAGASRWRGVRPTVRGVVMNPVDHPHGGGEGRTSGGRHPVSPWGVPTKGFKTRKNKRTDKYIVRRRTK; this is encoded by the coding sequence ATGGCTATTGTTAAATGTAAGCCGACTTCCCCTGGTCGTCGTCACGTCGTTAAAGTTGTTAACGCTGACCTACACAAGGGTAAGCCATACGCACCACTTCTAGAGAAAAACTCTAAGAACGGTGGTCGTAACAACAACGGTCGTATTACAGTACGTCACATCGGCGGTGGTCACAAGCACCACTACCGTGTAATTGACTTCAAACGTACTAAAGATGGCATCCCAGCGAAAGTTGAGCGTCTAGAATACGATCCAAACCGTAGTGCTAACATCGCTCTAGTTCTGTACGCAGACGGTGAGCGTCGTTACATCATTGCACCTAAAGGTATTAACGCAGGCGACCAGATCCAATCTGGCGTAGATGCTGCAATCAAAGCAGGTAACACTCTGCCGATGCGCAACATCCCAGTAGGTTCTACTGTACACTGTGTTGAACTTAAACCTGGTAAAGGTGCTCAACTAGCTCGTTCGGCTGGTGCTTATGCTCAAATCATCGCTCGCGATGGTGCATACGTAACTATCCGTCTACGTTCTGGTGAAATGCGCAAAGTACTTTCTGAAGGTCGTGCAACGATCGGTGAAGTTGGTAACTCTGAGCATATGCTACGTGAACTTGGTAAAGCTGGTGCTTCACGCTGGCGCGGCGTACGTCCAACCGTACGTGGTGTAGTAATGAACCCGGTGGATCACCCACATGGTGGTGGTGAAGGCCGCACATCTGGTGGTCGTCACCCAGTTTCTCCTTGGGGCGTTCCTACTAAGGGCTTCAAGACTCGTAAGAACAAGCGCACTGACAAGTACATCGTACGTCGTCGCACTAAATAA
- the rplW gene encoding 50S ribosomal protein L23, with product MITEERILKVLRAPHISEKATMAAEKANTIVFKVAKDATKKEIKAAVEKLFEVEVKSVNTLVLKGKTKRQGMREGRRSDVKKAYVTLKEGQDLDFVGGAE from the coding sequence ATGATCACTGAAGAGCGTATCTTAAAAGTTCTACGTGCTCCGCACATCTCTGAAAAAGCAACTATGGCAGCTGAGAAAGCGAACACTATCGTTTTCAAAGTAGCTAAAGATGCAACTAAGAAAGAGATCAAAGCAGCTGTAGAAAAGCTATTTGAAGTTGAAGTTAAGTCTGTAAATACTCTTGTATTAAAGGGTAAGACCAAACGTCAAGGTATGCGTGAAGGCCGTCGTTCAGACGTTAAGAAAGCCTACGTTACTTTGAAAGAAGGTCAAGATCTTGACTTCGTTGGCGGCGCGGAATAA
- the rplD gene encoding 50S ribosomal protein L4, which produces MELMVKGADALTVSETTFGRDFNEALVHQVVVAYAAGARQGTRAQKTRSEVSGGGAKPWRQKGTGRARAGTIRSPIWRTGGVTFAAKPQDHSQKVNKKMYRGAMKSILSELVRQERLIVVDNFSVEAPKTKELVAKLKELELSDVLIVTGEVDENLFLAARNLYKVDARDVAGVDPVSLIAFDKVLMTADAVKQVEEMLA; this is translated from the coding sequence ATGGAATTGATGGTTAAAGGTGCTGATGCACTAACTGTTTCCGAGACTACTTTCGGACGTGACTTCAACGAAGCTCTTGTACACCAAGTAGTTGTTGCATATGCAGCAGGTGCTCGTCAAGGTACTCGTGCTCAAAAGACTCGTTCTGAAGTATCTGGCGGTGGCGCTAAGCCATGGCGTCAAAAAGGTACTGGCCGCGCACGTGCTGGTACAATTCGTAGCCCAATCTGGCGTACAGGTGGTGTTACTTTTGCTGCGAAACCACAAGATCACAGCCAAAAAGTAAACAAAAAAATGTACCGCGGTGCTATGAAGAGCATTCTTTCTGAGCTAGTTCGTCAAGAGCGTTTAATCGTTGTTGATAACTTCTCTGTAGAAGCACCAAAAACAAAAGAACTTGTAGCTAAGCTTAAAGAGCTTGAGCTAAGCGACGTTCTGATTGTGACTGGCGAAGTAGATGAAAATCTATTCTTAGCTGCTCGTAACCTATACAAAGTAGATGCACGTGATGTTGCTGGTGTTGATCCAGTATCACTAATCGCTTTCGACAAGGTTCTAATGACTGCTGACGCAGTTAAGCAAGTTGAGGAGATGCTAGCATGA
- the rplC gene encoding 50S ribosomal protein L3, with translation MIGLVGRKVGMTRVFTEEGVSIPVTVVEVEANRISQVKTLETDGYAAIQVTTGAKKANRVTKPEAGHFAKAGVEAGRGLWEFRLENGEEFEVGAELNVELFNEIKKVDVTGTSKGKGFQGAIKRWNFSTQDMTHGNSLSHRAPGSIGQCQTPGRVFKGKKMAGHMGAERVTTQNLEIVRVDAERNLLLIKGAVPGSTGGNVIVKPAVKA, from the coding sequence ATGATTGGTCTAGTCGGACGTAAAGTGGGTATGACCCGCGTATTTACTGAAGAAGGCGTTTCTATCCCAGTAACTGTTGTTGAGGTTGAAGCGAACCGTATTTCTCAAGTTAAAACTCTTGAGACAGACGGCTACGCAGCAATCCAAGTAACTACTGGTGCTAAGAAAGCTAACCGTGTAACTAAACCTGAAGCTGGTCACTTCGCGAAAGCGGGTGTAGAAGCAGGTCGCGGTCTTTGGGAATTCCGTTTAGAAAACGGCGAAGAGTTTGAAGTTGGCGCTGAGCTAAACGTAGAACTTTTCAACGAAATTAAAAAAGTAGACGTTACTGGTACATCTAAAGGTAAAGGCTTCCAAGGCGCTATCAAGCGTTGGAACTTCTCTACTCAAGATATGACTCACGGTAACTCTTTGTCTCACCGCGCACCGGGTTCAATTGGCCAATGTCAAACTCCAGGCCGCGTGTTTAAAGGCAAGAAAATGGCAGGTCACATGGGTGCTGAGCGTGTAACGACTCAAAACCTAGAGATCGTACGTGTTGACGCTGAGCGCAATCTACTCCTTATTAAAGGTGCAGTACCGGGCTCAACAGGCGGAAACGTGATCGTAAAACCTGCTGTTAAAGCATAA
- the rpsJ gene encoding 30S ribosomal protein S10, protein MQNQRIRIRLKAFDYKLIDASTAEIVETAKRTGAQVRGPIPLPTRKERFTVLTSPHVNKDARDQYEIRTHKRLIDIVEPTDKTVDALMRLDLAAGVDVQISLG, encoded by the coding sequence ATGCAGAACCAACGTATTCGTATCCGCCTTAAAGCGTTTGATTACAAGCTAATCGATGCTTCAACTGCGGAAATCGTTGAAACAGCAAAACGTACTGGCGCACAGGTTCGTGGTCCTATTCCACTACCTACTCGTAAAGAGCGTTTCACTGTTCTTACCTCTCCACACGTCAACAAAGATGCACGTGACCAGTACGAAATTCGTACTCACAAGCGTTTGATCGACATCGTTGAGCCAACAGATAAAACTGTTGATGCTCTAATGCGTCTTGATCTTGCAGCTGGCGTTGATGTTCAAATCAGCCTAGGTTAA
- the tuf gene encoding elongation factor Tu: MSKEKFERTKPHVNVGTIGHVDHGKTTLTAAICTTLAKVYGGVAKDFASIDNAPEERERGITIATSHVEYDTPARHYAHVDCPGHADYVKNMITGAAQMDGGILVVAATDGPMPQTREHILLGRQVGIPYIIVFMNKCDMVDDEELLELVEMEVRELLSEYDFPGDDLPVIQGSALGALNGEKQWEDKIVELAEALDSYIPEPERAVDQPFLLPIEDVFSIQGRGTVVTGRIERGILRVGDEVEIVGIKETTLTTCTGVEMFRKLLDEGRAGENVGALLRGTKRDDVERGQVLSAKGSINPHTKFESEVYVLSKDEGGRHTPFFKGYRPQFYFRTTDVTGDITLPEGVEMVMPGDNVQMTVELIAPIAMDEGLRFAIREGGRTVGAGVVAKIFA; the protein is encoded by the coding sequence GTGTCTAAAGAAAAATTTGAACGTACGAAACCGCACGTAAACGTTGGTACTATCGGCCACGTTGACCACGGTAAAACAACTCTAACTGCTGCTATCTGTACTACTCTTGCAAAAGTGTACGGCGGTGTTGCTAAAGATTTCGCATCTATCGATAACGCTCCAGAAGAGCGTGAGCGCGGTATCACAATCGCAACTTCTCACGTTGAGTACGACACTCCAGCACGTCACTACGCACACGTAGACTGTCCAGGACACGCGGATTATGTTAAAAACATGATCACTGGTGCTGCACAAATGGACGGCGGTATCCTAGTTGTTGCTGCGACTGACGGCCCTATGCCTCAAACTCGTGAGCACATCCTACTTGGTCGTCAAGTTGGTATCCCTTACATCATCGTATTCATGAACAAATGTGACATGGTTGATGACGAAGAGCTACTTGAGCTAGTTGAGATGGAAGTTCGTGAACTTCTTTCTGAATACGACTTCCCAGGTGATGACCTACCAGTTATCCAAGGTTCTGCACTTGGCGCACTAAACGGCGAGAAGCAGTGGGAAGACAAGATCGTTGAGCTTGCAGAAGCACTAGATTCTTACATTCCTGAGCCAGAGCGTGCAGTAGACCAACCGTTCCTACTACCAATTGAAGATGTATTCTCAATTCAAGGTCGTGGTACTGTTGTAACTGGTCGTATCGAGCGCGGTATCCTACGTGTAGGTGACGAAGTAGAAATCGTTGGTATCAAAGAGACTACTCTTACTACTTGTACTGGTGTTGAAATGTTCCGTAAACTGCTTGACGAAGGTCGTGCAGGTGAGAACGTTGGTGCACTTCTACGTGGTACTAAGCGTGATGACGTTGAACGTGGTCAAGTACTTTCTGCGAAAGGTTCTATCAACCCACACACTAAGTTTGAGTCTGAAGTATACGTACTTTCTAAAGACGAAGGCGGCCGTCACACTCCTTTCTTCAAAGGTTACCGTCCACAGTTCTACTTCCGTACAACTGACGTAACAGGCGACATCACTCTACCAGAAGGCGTAGAAATGGTAATGCCAGGTGACAACGTTCAAATGACTGTTGAGCTAATCGCTCCAATCGCAATGGACGAAGGTCTACGTTTCGCAATCCGCGAAGGTGGCCGTACAGTTGGTGCTGGTGTTGTAGCTAAAATCTTCGCTTAA
- the fusA gene encoding elongation factor G produces the protein MARKTPIEQYRNIGIVAHVDAGKTTTSERILFYTGLSHKIGEVHDGAATMDWMEQEQERGITITSAATTTFWRGMEAQYSDHRINIIDTPGHVDFTIEVERSLRVLDGAVVVFCGSSGVEPQSETVWRQADKYQVPRMVFVNKMDRTGADFLRVVEQIKDRLGATPVPIQLNIGAEENFQGVVDLIKMKAINWNEADQGMTFTYEDIPADMQEMAEEYRTELVEAAAEANEELMDKYLEEGELTEAEIKQGLRTRTLNNEIVLATCGSAFKNKGVQAVLDAVVDFLPSPVDVPAIKGIDEDENEAERHADDKEPFSALAFKIATDPFVGTLTFIRVYSGVVESGKTAYNSVKKQRERLGRIVQMHSNKREEVKEVRAGDIAAIIGLKDVTTGETLCDQNHKIVLERMEFPDPVIQIVVEPSSQADQDKMTIALGKLAAEDPSFRVDMDAETGQTLISGMGELHLDIIVDRMKREFSVNCNVGNPQVAYRETIRGTAKAEGKFIREHGGKGQYGHVWLKLEPSEVGEGFVFVDEIANGIVPKEFIASVAKGVEEQMNNGVLAGYPVLDIKATLYDGSYHETDSSEMAFTIAASMAFRTGALEAQPVLLEPMMKVEVTTPEDWMGDVVGDINRRRGIIEGMDEGTAGLKIIRAQVPLSVMFGYATDLRSATQGRASYSMEFSEYAEVPNNVAKAIIAERG, from the coding sequence GTGGCTCGTAAAACTCCTATAGAGCAATACCGTAATATCGGTATCGTTGCTCACGTAGATGCAGGTAAAACAACCACAAGTGAACGTATTCTGTTCTATACCGGTCTTTCTCACAAAATCGGCGAAGTTCACGATGGTGCAGCAACCATGGACTGGATGGAGCAAGAGCAAGAGCGCGGTATTACGATCACTTCAGCAGCAACTACTACGTTTTGGCGTGGTATGGAAGCTCAGTACTCAGACCACCGTATTAACATCATCGACACCCCTGGACACGTTGACTTCACTATCGAAGTAGAACGTTCTCTACGTGTACTTGATGGTGCAGTTGTTGTGTTCTGTGGCTCATCTGGTGTTGAACCTCAGTCAGAGACAGTATGGCGTCAAGCTGATAAGTACCAAGTTCCACGTATGGTTTTCGTTAACAAAATGGACCGTACAGGCGCAGACTTCTTGCGCGTAGTTGAACAGATCAAGGATCGCCTAGGCGCAACTCCTGTTCCAATTCAACTGAACATTGGTGCTGAAGAAAACTTCCAGGGTGTTGTCGATCTTATCAAAATGAAGGCAATCAACTGGAACGAAGCTGACCAAGGCATGACTTTCACGTACGAAGATATTCCTGCAGACATGCAAGAAATGGCTGAAGAATATCGTACAGAACTTGTTGAAGCTGCTGCAGAAGCAAATGAAGAGCTGATGGATAAGTACCTTGAAGAAGGTGAACTAACAGAAGCTGAAATCAAACAAGGTCTTCGTACTCGTACCCTTAACAATGAAATTGTACTAGCAACTTGTGGTAGTGCATTCAAAAACAAAGGCGTACAAGCTGTTCTAGATGCAGTTGTTGATTTCCTTCCTTCTCCAGTCGATGTTCCTGCAATTAAAGGTATCGATGAAGACGAGAATGAAGCAGAGCGTCACGCGGACGACAAAGAACCGTTCTCAGCGCTAGCATTTAAGATCGCAACAGACCCATTTGTTGGTACTCTAACCTTCATCCGTGTTTACTCTGGTGTTGTAGAAAGCGGTAAAACTGCTTACAACTCTGTGAAGAAACAACGTGAGCGTTTAGGTCGCATTGTTCAAATGCACTCAAACAAACGTGAAGAAGTAAAAGAAGTACGAGCAGGTGACATCGCAGCCATTATTGGCCTGAAAGATGTGACCACTGGTGAAACTCTATGTGACCAGAACCATAAGATTGTTCTTGAGCGCATGGAATTCCCAGATCCAGTTATTCAGATCGTTGTAGAGCCAAGCTCTCAAGCTGATCAAGATAAAATGACTATCGCTCTAGGTAAACTAGCAGCGGAAGACCCATCGTTCCGTGTTGATATGGATGCGGAAACTGGCCAGACTCTAATTTCTGGTATGGGTGAGCTACACTTAGATATCATCGTTGATCGTATGAAGCGCGAATTTAGCGTGAACTGCAACGTTGGTAACCCGCAAGTGGCTTACCGTGAGACTATTCGTGGTACAGCGAAAGCGGAAGGTAAATTTATCCGTGAACATGGTGGTAAAGGTCAGTACGGTCACGTATGGCTGAAATTAGAACCATCAGAAGTTGGCGAAGGCTTTGTCTTTGTGGATGAAATTGCCAATGGTATCGTACCGAAAGAGTTTATCGCTTCAGTTGCCAAAGGCGTTGAAGAGCAGATGAACAACGGTGTGCTTGCTGGCTATCCAGTTTTGGATATCAAAGCTACACTATATGATGGTTCTTACCATGAAACAGATTCAAGTGAGATGGCGTTTACAATCGCTGCCTCTATGGCTTTCAGAACGGGTGCACTTGAAGCGCAACCGGTTCTGCTTGAGCCTATGATGAAAGTTGAAGTAACTACTCCAGAAGACTGGATGGGTGACGTTGTTGGCGATATTAACCGTCGTCGCGGCATCATCGAAGGTATGGACGAGGGGACAGCTGGCCTGAAGATAATTCGTGCACAAGTTCCGTTGTCTGTCATGTTCGGTTACGCAACTGATTTACGTTCTGCGACACAAGGTCGTGCTTCTTACTCTATGGAGTTTAGTGAGTACGCCGAAGTGCCTAACAATGTTGCAAAAGCAATCATTGCAGAGCGTGGTTAA
- the rpsG gene encoding 30S ribosomal protein S7: protein MPRRRVIGQRKILPDPKFKSELLAKFVNILMVDGKKSTAEKIVYTALDAMAEKSGKDHLAVFEEALENVRPAVEVKSRRVGGSTYQVPVEVRPVRRNALAMRWVVEAARKRGEKSMAQRLAAEMLDASENKGTAVKKREDVHRMADANKAFAHYRW, encoded by the coding sequence ATGCCACGTCGTCGCGTAATAGGTCAGCGTAAGATCCTTCCAGATCCTAAGTTCAAATCTGAATTGCTGGCAAAATTCGTTAACATCCTTATGGTTGACGGAAAGAAATCTACTGCAGAAAAAATTGTTTACACTGCACTAGATGCAATGGCTGAGAAGTCTGGTAAAGACCACTTAGCTGTATTTGAAGAAGCTCTTGAAAATGTTCGCCCAGCGGTAGAAGTTAAATCTCGCCGTGTTGGTGGTTCAACTTACCAAGTACCTGTAGAAGTTCGTCCGGTTCGCCGTAACGCTCTTGCTATGCGTTGGGTAGTTGAAGCTGCGCGTAAGCGTGGTGAAAAATCTATGGCTCAACGCCTAGCTGCTGAAATGCTAGACGCGTCTGAGAACAAAGGTACTGCGGTTAAGAAACGTGAAGACGTTCACCGCATGGCTGACGCAAACAAAGCGTTCGCACATTACCGTTGGTAA
- the rpsL gene encoding 30S ribosomal protein S12, with amino-acid sequence MATINQLVRKPRVKQVVKSNVPALEACPQKRGVCTRVYTTTPKKPNSALRKVCRVRLTNGFEVTSYIGGEGHNLQEHSVVLIRGGRVKDLPGVRYHTVRGALDCAGVNDRKQGRSKYGVKRPKS; translated from the coding sequence ATGGCAACTATTAACCAGTTGGTTCGCAAGCCTCGTGTAAAGCAAGTTGTTAAAAGCAACGTGCCTGCACTAGAAGCGTGCCCACAAAAACGTGGTGTATGTACTCGTGTTTACACTACTACACCTAAAAAACCTAACTCGGCACTACGTAAAGTATGTCGTGTACGTCTAACTAACGGTTTCGAAGTAACTTCGTACATCGGCGGTGAAGGCCACAACCTACAAGAGCACAGTGTTGTACTAATCCGTGGCGGTCGTGTAAAAGACCTTCCGGGTGTTCGTTACCACACTGTTCGCGGCGCACTTGACTGTGCTGGCGTTAACGACCGTAAACAAGGTCGTTCTAAGTACGGTGTGAAACGTCCTAAGTCTTAA
- the tusB gene encoding sulfurtransferase complex subunit TusB, protein MLHIVKSVDKLKLALTYSQPQDQFLLVEDAVYVCLPNHEFFTQISAVKRVSVLKPDLAARGLQVLASDVVPQVDFDGFVELTVLIDKSVTW, encoded by the coding sequence ATGCTTCATATCGTAAAATCAGTCGACAAACTTAAACTCGCATTAACCTACTCTCAACCGCAGGATCAGTTCCTTTTGGTCGAAGATGCAGTGTACGTTTGCCTTCCAAATCATGAGTTCTTTACTCAAATCAGTGCAGTTAAGCGAGTGTCGGTATTAAAACCGGATCTTGCTGCTCGAGGTCTCCAAGTACTTGCCTCCGATGTTGTTCCGCAAGTGGACTTCGACGGGTTCGTTGAACTGACGGTTTTAATCGACAAATCAGTGACTTGGTAG
- the tusC gene encoding sulfurtransferase complex subunit TusC: MRKLAFIFNSFPHTTAAGREGLDALLAASAYSEDIAVFFVGDGVTQLLKAQQPDETLSRDYISAFKLMDLYDIEQVYVCQRSLSQFGLSTDNLLIDVAAVEADELTQKLAQCQQILTF, encoded by the coding sequence TTGAGAAAGTTAGCCTTTATATTTAATAGTTTTCCTCATACTACCGCTGCGGGTAGAGAAGGGTTGGACGCATTGCTTGCCGCTTCTGCTTACAGTGAGGATATCGCCGTGTTCTTTGTTGGCGATGGTGTGACACAGCTTCTCAAGGCGCAGCAGCCCGACGAAACACTATCGCGTGACTATATCTCTGCATTCAAACTTATGGACCTGTACGACATCGAACAGGTGTATGTGTGTCAGCGTAGTCTGAGTCAGTTTGGTCTTTCGACAGACAACCTGTTGATTGATGTAGCCGCCGTTGAAGCCGATGAGTTAACGCAGAAGTTAGCCCAGTGCCAACAGATACTGACTTTCTAG
- the tusD gene encoding sulfurtransferase complex subunit TusD has translation MLSYTLLVNGPVYGSQSARSAYQFAVALIKQGHNLHSVFFYQDGVSNGSDLTVPANDEFDLASAWQKLADEHDVSLETCVAAALRRGVISSDEAEQHQLSASNLASGFTQAGLGSLSEALLTQDRVVQF, from the coding sequence TTGTTAAGCTATACACTCTTAGTCAACGGACCTGTCTACGGTTCACAGTCAGCAAGAAGTGCTTACCAGTTTGCTGTGGCTCTGATTAAACAGGGCCACAACCTTCACAGTGTATTCTTCTATCAAGATGGCGTCAGTAATGGCTCCGATCTTACCGTACCTGCCAACGATGAATTCGATTTAGCTTCTGCTTGGCAAAAGCTAGCGGATGAGCATGATGTTAGCTTGGAAACGTGCGTAGCCGCCGCGCTAAGACGTGGTGTGATTAGCTCGGACGAAGCAGAGCAACACCAACTAAGCGCATCTAACTTAGCGTCAGGGTTTACACAGGCCGGTTTAGGGAGCTTATCGGAAGCGCTACTCACGCAAGATAGGGTGGTACAGTTTTGA
- a CDS encoding helix-turn-helix transcriptional regulator, producing the protein MTTTETVNADVLLEMESVHVMPFSEHDKIILRSYEAVVDGIASLIGPFCEIVLHSLEDLNTSAIKIANGENTGRQVGSPITDLALKMLKDIEGSKRNFSRSYFTRAKGGVLMKSITVAIRNGEDRVIGLLCINVNLDAPFSQVLQSFMPTQDADEAASSVNFASDVEELVDQTVERTIEEINADKSVSNNTKNRQIVMELYDKGIFDIKDAINRVAERLNISKHTVYLYIRQRKTEDEEGC; encoded by the coding sequence GTGACTACTACAGAAACAGTCAATGCAGATGTGTTACTTGAAATGGAATCTGTCCACGTTATGCCATTCAGTGAACACGATAAAATCATTCTAAGATCTTACGAGGCCGTTGTTGACGGTATTGCGAGCCTGATTGGTCCGTTTTGTGAAATCGTTTTGCACTCTTTAGAAGACCTCAATACTTCTGCGATTAAAATTGCCAACGGCGAAAATACAGGTCGTCAGGTTGGTTCGCCGATCACCGATCTTGCATTGAAGATGCTAAAAGATATTGAAGGTTCTAAGCGTAACTTCTCACGTTCATATTTCACTCGCGCTAAAGGCGGTGTGTTGATGAAGTCGATCACGGTTGCTATCCGCAATGGTGAAGACCGAGTGATTGGCCTGCTGTGTATTAACGTCAACCTAGACGCGCCATTCTCACAAGTGCTGCAATCTTTCATGCCTACACAAGACGCAGACGAAGCTGCATCATCGGTTAACTTCGCAAGCGACGTTGAAGAGCTTGTCGACCAAACGGTTGAACGCACCATTGAAGAGATCAATGCCGATAAGTCTGTATCGAACAATACTAAGAACCGTCAGATCGTGATGGAGCTATACGACAAAGGTATTTTCGATATCAAAGACGCGATTAACCGTGTTGCTGAGCGCTTAAATATTTCTAAGCACACCGTGTACCTATATATCCGCCAACGTAAAACAGAGGATGAAGAGGGTTGTTAA
- the fkpA gene encoding FKBP-type peptidyl-prolyl cis-trans isomerase — MKSVLKVSLLAATVMLAVGCQKEEPKAEAPQVEEVKVEAVNFKTEDDKAAYAIGVSFANYLSTSIDKPSELGINLDKDMVLQGIEDVFAEKTALNEEETRAALEALDKRVAETMQAQAAEKSAAVKKAGDDFRAEFAKTEGVKQTESGLLYQVMTAGDGASPKDTDTVQVHYKGTLTDGTQFDSSYDRGEPATFPLNRVIPGWTEGVQLMQVGSKYKFVIPPELAYGEQDTPTIPANSTLVFEVELLKIDNAEAASAQ; from the coding sequence ATGAAATCAGTTTTAAAAGTATCACTGCTTGCCGCAACGGTTATGCTAGCAGTTGGTTGTCAGAAAGAAGAACCAAAGGCAGAAGCTCCACAGGTAGAAGAAGTTAAAGTTGAAGCAGTAAACTTTAAAACAGAAGATGACAAAGCGGCATACGCAATCGGTGTATCTTTCGCTAACTACCTAAGCACAAGCATTGATAAGCCAAGCGAGCTAGGCATTAACCTAGACAAAGATATGGTTCTTCAAGGTATTGAAGATGTATTCGCAGAGAAAACTGCACTGAACGAAGAAGAAACTCGCGCAGCTCTTGAAGCTCTAGACAAGCGTGTTGCTGAAACGATGCAAGCTCAAGCGGCTGAAAAATCAGCAGCAGTGAAAAAGGCGGGTGATGACTTCCGTGCTGAGTTCGCTAAGACTGAAGGCGTAAAACAGACTGAATCTGGTCTACTTTACCAAGTAATGACTGCTGGTGACGGTGCTTCTCCAAAAGACACTGATACAGTTCAAGTACATTACAAAGGCACGCTAACAGACGGTACTCAGTTCGACAGTTCTTACGACCGTGGCGAACCAGCAACATTCCCACTAAACCGCGTAATCCCAGGCTGGACTGAAGGCGTACAACTGATGCAAGTTGGTTCTAAGTACAAGTTCGTTATCCCGCCAGAGCTGGCTTACGGTGAGCAAGACACTCCGACTATCCCTGCTAATTCAACGCTAGTATTCGAAGTTGAACTACTAAAAATTGATAACGCTGAAGCGGCTTCTGCACAGTAA
- a CDS encoding WD40 repeat domain-containing protein: MRIFFHSLLCTIVITLLNGCFFFQDDEQRWEIEPNGATSFALSRDGRFALLYSQQKQLLFWDLAENKELAQLGPQDQLENQVSRIRISDNGRFAITASQMNFAVWDLSWTQAEGLWSISDGLIRDVDISSNGEKVLLGLSNGKAIYVDLVTGRRLEFLAHREKVNSVSLSSNGRYALSGGNDYKAYLWDTESGLVLRTFEHEQRVVRVALQRDGELAFTSDGGNQAMIWDLETGKPQAQLQSWSRQLIFSSARFSDDGSMLVTGTPSSQVSVWDTQDGKRLSRHDAEPLKDTRPPRAVVYDAAFDDKNRVISGTSAGIAQAWNVD, translated from the coding sequence ATGCGAATATTTTTCCACTCATTGCTATGTACAATTGTCATCACCTTGTTAAATGGATGTTTTTTCTTCCAAGATGATGAGCAGCGTTGGGAAATTGAACCCAATGGTGCCACCAGCTTTGCCCTTAGCAGAGATGGACGCTTCGCCCTACTCTACTCTCAGCAAAAACAACTGCTGTTTTGGGACCTTGCCGAAAACAAAGAGTTAGCGCAACTCGGCCCACAAGATCAATTAGAAAACCAAGTATCGCGTATCCGTATCTCGGACAATGGCCGCTTTGCCATTACCGCAAGCCAGATGAACTTCGCCGTTTGGGACCTATCTTGGACACAAGCTGAAGGGCTATGGTCTATCTCCGATGGCTTAATTCGCGATGTCGATATCTCTAGCAATGGTGAAAAAGTATTGCTTGGCCTTTCTAACGGTAAAGCCATCTATGTGGACTTAGTCACCGGACGCCGTCTGGAGTTCCTCGCTCACCGAGAAAAAGTTAATTCCGTGTCCCTTTCTTCCAATGGTCGCTACGCCTTATCGGGGGGTAACGACTACAAAGCCTACCTTTGGGATACCGAGTCGGGCTTGGTATTGCGCACCTTTGAGCATGAACAAAGAGTGGTACGAGTAGCGCTACAACGTGATGGTGAACTCGCTTTTACCTCTGATGGCGGCAATCAAGCGATGATCTGGGATCTTGAAACAGGCAAGCCTCAGGCACAGCTACAAAGCTGGTCTCGACAATTGATTTTCTCGAGTGCTCGTTTTTCTGATGACGGCAGTATGTTGGTGACGGGCACACCATCCAGCCAAGTGAGCGTTTGGGATACTCAGGATGGCAAACGACTTTCACGACACGATGCAGAGCCACTAAAAGATACTCGCCCTCCTCGTGCGGTAGTGTATGATGCAGCCTTTGATGATAAGAACCGTGTGATATCGGGCACCTCTGCGGGCATAGCCCAAGCTTGGAATGTGGATTAA